From Streptomyces sp. NBC_00690, a single genomic window includes:
- a CDS encoding GntR family transcriptional regulator has product MAKRYERIAEQLRQRIRAGELEAGQRLPAETALAQEYKSSLPTMRDALALLLSEGLIDKKHGIGNFVRKPRQLARRDNRRHQWEKNRARVSEAERLTTGATEHDTGLTVSDLVFEATYREVPADEDLAEQFDVPVGTTLLKRTYRTSGRGEDTPFNLARSYLVHETIAGNPDLLDAGKEPWPGGTQNQLYTVGIELDHIVERITARPPTVEEIEELGLQGGISVMALRKTCIDTSGRVVEVADVTLPGDRTELVFTTPLERW; this is encoded by the coding sequence ATGGCCAAGCGGTACGAACGGATCGCCGAGCAACTGCGCCAGCGCATCCGCGCCGGCGAGCTGGAGGCTGGTCAGCGACTTCCGGCTGAGACGGCGCTCGCGCAGGAGTACAAGTCCAGCCTGCCGACGATGCGGGACGCTCTGGCCTTGCTGCTCTCCGAGGGGTTGATCGACAAGAAGCACGGCATCGGCAACTTCGTGAGGAAACCGCGGCAGCTCGCACGCAGGGACAACAGGCGCCACCAGTGGGAGAAGAACCGCGCCCGCGTCTCCGAAGCGGAACGACTGACGACCGGCGCGACGGAGCACGACACCGGCCTGACCGTTTCTGATCTCGTGTTCGAGGCGACGTACCGCGAGGTGCCGGCCGACGAGGACCTTGCGGAGCAGTTCGATGTGCCGGTTGGCACGACCCTGCTCAAACGGACCTACCGGACTTCCGGTCGGGGTGAGGACACCCCCTTCAACCTGGCACGTTCCTACCTGGTCCACGAGACGATCGCGGGCAATCCAGACCTGCTCGACGCAGGCAAGGAACCCTGGCCCGGTGGGACACAAAATCAGCTCTACACCGTTGGCATCGAGCTGGACCACATCGTTGAACGCATCACGGCCCGCCCACCCACGGTTGAGGAGATCGAAGAACTCGGGCTGCAAGGCGGCATCTCCGTCATGGCGCTTCGCAAGACATGCATCGACACAAGTGGTCGAGTGGTCGAGGTAGCTGACGTGACAC
- a CDS encoding Pycsar system effector family protein codes for MSTPETKLSAAHAEVKAEIAHTDTKTGLLLAFIGAVLAGTWTVAKDTPLSTASLAVGGAGMALLVTAAALLLRSVRPNIKGRHGFPLWATLTAEEITAHLSEDRLSTDIAGLSRLAVAKFTGLCRAVDLTCAGGSLLVVAILIVAGGAA; via the coding sequence ATGAGCACCCCGGAGACGAAGCTGTCGGCCGCGCACGCCGAGGTGAAGGCGGAGATCGCCCACACGGACACGAAGACAGGTCTGTTGCTGGCGTTCATCGGCGCTGTGCTGGCCGGGACCTGGACGGTCGCCAAGGACACGCCGCTGAGCACCGCTTCTCTCGCGGTAGGTGGCGCGGGCATGGCGCTGTTGGTTACGGCAGCCGCACTGCTGCTGCGGTCGGTACGTCCCAACATCAAGGGGCGGCACGGCTTCCCGCTGTGGGCCACGCTCACCGCGGAGGAGATCACCGCCCATCTGAGCGAGGACCGCCTCAGCACGGACATCGCGGGTCTGTCCCGTCTCGCGGTGGCCAAGTTCACCGGTCTGTGCCGTGCGGTTGACCTCACCTGCGCAGGCGGTTCGCTGCTTGTCGTCGCGATCCTGATCGTCGCTGGGGGTGCGGCATGA
- a CDS encoding DUF2637 domain-containing protein produces MTTAQSVERPAVPPLTRPEMGLAGLAALAAAGVGALGLASSFDAVSEAASRWGFGSPWMLPVGIDLAIPVFTVANLLLVRMDMAVAWVRFVPWLLTGVTCGLNVAAGHGMWAKVAHGTMPLLWVVFSEIGAHIYAVRIGAATGRRMEKIRVSRWLLAPLSTFGLWRRMTLWEITSYADALARERERQLARAALRERHGRRWRSRTPRQERVLLKLGELSPAEDSPVAEPDASPEPSGSETAELPKVPRKRTTKATTGSKTAKRRSLAELLIDAREITSGWADDGIHAESIRTALRCSAANSRKVRDALLSERSDSRRLHPVENGGAEGAAA; encoded by the coding sequence ATGACGACGGCGCAGAGCGTCGAGCGTCCGGCGGTACCACCCCTGACCCGCCCGGAGATGGGCCTTGCCGGACTGGCCGCGCTCGCCGCGGCAGGAGTCGGCGCACTGGGGCTGGCTTCGTCCTTTGACGCGGTCTCGGAGGCTGCCAGTCGTTGGGGATTCGGGTCCCCGTGGATGCTGCCGGTCGGCATCGACCTGGCGATTCCGGTCTTCACGGTGGCCAATCTGCTGTTGGTCCGGATGGACATGGCAGTCGCGTGGGTGCGGTTCGTGCCCTGGTTGCTCACCGGGGTGACCTGCGGGCTGAACGTCGCTGCGGGACACGGGATGTGGGCGAAGGTCGCGCACGGCACGATGCCGCTGCTGTGGGTGGTGTTCTCCGAGATCGGCGCTCACATCTACGCCGTTCGGATCGGAGCAGCGACCGGACGCCGGATGGAGAAGATCCGGGTTTCCCGCTGGCTGCTCGCCCCTCTGTCGACCTTCGGGCTGTGGCGGCGCATGACGTTGTGGGAGATCACCTCGTACGCGGACGCGCTCGCCCGGGAGAGGGAACGGCAGCTCGCCCGCGCCGCGCTGCGGGAGCGGCACGGGCGCCGCTGGCGCTCCCGTACCCCGCGCCAGGAACGCGTACTGCTGAAGCTGGGGGAACTCTCCCCTGCCGAAGACAGTCCCGTTGCCGAACCCGATGCCTCCCCGGAGCCGTCCGGCTCGGAGACAGCGGAACTGCCCAAGGTGCCTCGCAAGCGCACCACCAAAGCGACGACGGGCAGCAAGACCGCGAAGCGCCGGTCTCTGGCGGAACTGCTCATCGACGCCCGCGAGATCACGTCCGGCTGGGCCGATGACGGCATCCACGCGGAATCGATCCGGACCGCACTGCGCTGCTCGGCAGCGAACTCCCGAAAGGTACGGGACGCGCTGCTGAGCGAGCGGTCCGACAGTCGGCGCCTGCACCCCGTCGAGAACGGCGGAGCCGAGGGGGCGGCCGCATGA
- a CDS encoding GGDEF domain-containing protein, producing MNTVFAAVTAAGPIAAGWTAHTWWLRRRLDRARRDPLTGLWTRDGFTTRATALLKDPRAVVVLADVDRFKDINDTHGHAAGDALLKATADRLAHYIGPSGVAGRLGGDEFAAVIVDQHGTVADLLAVLHGVLARPVDGQAPAVRTTVSLGWVRSADHRGEDLSGLLRRADEAMYAAKQARAGTRRAGLGTLLGPLTGRRSGRRGSRRTNGKDARAAG from the coding sequence ATGAACACCGTATTCGCCGCCGTCACCGCGGCCGGACCGATCGCGGCCGGATGGACCGCACACACCTGGTGGCTCCGCCGGCGTCTGGACAGGGCCCGGCGCGACCCGCTCACCGGACTGTGGACCCGCGACGGGTTCACCACCCGTGCGACCGCACTGCTGAAGGACCCTCGGGCCGTGGTCGTGCTGGCAGATGTCGACCGCTTCAAGGACATCAACGACACCCACGGTCATGCCGCCGGAGACGCACTCCTCAAGGCGACAGCGGACCGGCTCGCCCACTACATCGGCCCGTCCGGTGTGGCGGGGCGCCTGGGGGGTGATGAGTTCGCCGCCGTCATCGTCGACCAGCACGGGACCGTGGCCGATCTGCTCGCCGTTCTGCACGGTGTCCTTGCCCGTCCGGTCGACGGGCAGGCGCCCGCCGTGCGCACCACGGTGTCACTGGGGTGGGTCCGCTCCGCCGACCATCGGGGCGAGGACCTGTCGGGTCTGTTACGGCGCGCGGATGAGGCCATGTACGCGGCCAAGCAGGCGCGGGCAGGGACACGCCGGGCCGGACTCGGCACCCTGCTCGGGCCGCTGACCGGACGCCGTTCCGGCCGGCGCGGAAGTCGGCGTACCAACGGCAAGGATGCTCGGGCGGCTGGGTGA
- a CDS encoding RRQRL motif-containing zinc-binding protein, producing the protein MSPTFGKCYDPTGVRYGIPTYPWKLAPDGYATRRQLRALGLRPGGQPVAAQIMRRSRRRKAGVAVAFLYRVDLARPVRPMTPAKRTALAKATLARRTCPACRADRGYVIPISLGICVPCAYPEEQRAA; encoded by the coding sequence ATGTCCCCGACGTTCGGCAAGTGCTACGACCCGACCGGCGTCCGCTACGGCATCCCCACCTACCCGTGGAAGCTCGCCCCCGACGGCTACGCCACCCGGCGGCAACTGCGGGCCCTCGGGCTCCGGCCCGGCGGACAGCCCGTAGCCGCGCAGATCATGCGCCGCTCGCGCCGACGCAAGGCGGGTGTGGCGGTCGCCTTCCTCTACCGCGTCGACCTCGCCCGACCGGTCCGGCCGATGACTCCGGCCAAGCGGACCGCGCTCGCCAAAGCGACGCTCGCCCGCCGTACCTGCCCCGCCTGCCGGGCGGACCGGGGGTACGTCATCCCGATCTCGCTCGGCATCTGCGTTCCCTGCGCCTACCCCGAGGAACAGCGCGCCGCCTGA
- a CDS encoding cell division protein FtsK, translated as MKHPDDENELFNRLEAEMDADSNGDVVDLGKARSARTESADATVRPAVDGAPDSLPCGSGEALPDRSPDPSGTGSPTVMVDSPAPTGPGVMDRVRDGSRRAVVPGWARSKPEFVNALGWLGGYAWHTTAFHAVRLPWYGLRLTVQAPAGAAKFVGGAMRWVADTEGEPLRQVAARREDVEQYLKLSRQRDNRVKLRSILAVLALVVGPVLALVLYALAPTWVTVVALAVLTVGLGFLGAPADKPVISRAVVTTEVERLTSNIVERALGALGIAEINKALGKGGEGIKFPAPITRDGPGWRADVDLPYGVTVPDILDRREKLASGLRRPLGCVWPEPVADEHAGRMMLWVGDKALNKVTPPAWPLTRSGAASLFKPVPFGTDQRGRNVDITLMYDNVLIGAMPGMGKTFSLRTPLLAAALDPLAELLIWELKGTGDLDAIGKKVAADYGSGPDDDTCAAALDSIRYVHKDLERRAKVISGLPKDKCPENKVTPALAANRSLGLHPLVLSIDECQELFSHEKYGKEAGVLCTAIIKRGRALGVILLLATQRPDKDSLPTAISANVGTRFCLRVMGQIENDMILGTSTYKNGIRATSFTKSDKGIGYLVGAADDPQIVRTYYIDGPTADRICDRARKARIEAGTLSGLAAGVEPERRTTADTLLEDILAVTSADEAKPWNDITVDRLAELRPERYGPWSEMEPAEKARQLTAALKPYGVTTGQVARRINGKTVNRTGFERARVPDAIAERDRR; from the coding sequence GTGAAGCACCCCGATGACGAGAACGAACTCTTCAACCGACTCGAAGCCGAGATGGACGCCGACTCCAACGGCGATGTGGTCGACCTCGGCAAGGCGCGGTCGGCCCGTACCGAGTCGGCCGACGCGACTGTCCGCCCGGCGGTCGACGGGGCGCCCGACTCTCTGCCGTGCGGATCGGGCGAAGCACTGCCCGATCGGTCGCCCGACCCGTCCGGCACGGGGTCGCCGACGGTCATGGTCGACAGTCCCGCCCCGACCGGTCCCGGTGTGATGGATCGGGTACGGGATGGGTCGCGGCGTGCCGTGGTTCCCGGGTGGGCGCGCTCGAAGCCGGAGTTCGTGAACGCGCTCGGTTGGCTGGGCGGGTACGCCTGGCACACCACCGCGTTCCACGCGGTCCGGCTGCCCTGGTACGGGCTCCGCCTCACCGTCCAAGCCCCGGCCGGTGCCGCGAAGTTCGTGGGCGGTGCGATGCGCTGGGTCGCCGACACCGAGGGCGAGCCGCTGCGGCAGGTTGCCGCCCGGCGTGAGGACGTGGAGCAGTACCTCAAGCTCTCCCGCCAGCGCGACAACCGGGTCAAGCTCCGCAGCATCCTCGCCGTGCTGGCGCTTGTCGTCGGTCCGGTGCTCGCCCTGGTCCTGTACGCGCTCGCCCCCACCTGGGTGACGGTCGTCGCGCTGGCTGTGCTGACGGTCGGGCTCGGGTTCCTCGGGGCGCCCGCGGACAAGCCCGTCATCTCCCGTGCAGTCGTGACGACCGAGGTGGAGCGGCTGACGTCCAACATCGTGGAGCGCGCCCTCGGAGCCCTCGGCATCGCTGAGATCAACAAGGCGCTCGGCAAGGGCGGGGAGGGCATCAAGTTCCCCGCGCCGATCACGCGGGACGGACCCGGCTGGCGTGCGGATGTCGACCTTCCGTACGGGGTGACCGTGCCGGACATCCTCGACCGGCGGGAGAAGCTCGCGTCCGGTCTGCGGCGCCCGCTGGGGTGTGTCTGGCCGGAGCCGGTCGCCGATGAGCACGCCGGGCGGATGATGCTGTGGGTCGGGGACAAGGCCCTGAACAAGGTCACCCCGCCCGCCTGGCCGCTCACCAGGTCCGGTGCCGCGTCGCTGTTCAAGCCGGTGCCGTTCGGTACCGATCAGCGCGGTCGGAACGTCGACATCACGCTGATGTACGACAACGTCCTCATCGGCGCCATGCCCGGCATGGGCAAGACGTTCTCCCTGCGCACCCCGCTGCTTGCCGCCGCCCTCGATCCGCTCGCGGAACTTCTGATCTGGGAGCTGAAGGGCACCGGCGACCTGGACGCCATCGGGAAGAAGGTGGCAGCCGACTACGGCTCCGGTCCGGACGACGACACATGCGCCGCCGCGCTGGATTCGATCCGGTACGTCCACAAGGACCTGGAACGCCGCGCCAAGGTCATCAGCGGGCTGCCCAAGGACAAGTGCCCGGAGAACAAGGTCACTCCCGCGCTCGCTGCCAACCGGTCCCTCGGGCTTCACCCGCTGGTGCTGTCGATCGACGAGTGCCAGGAACTCTTCTCGCACGAGAAGTACGGCAAGGAAGCCGGGGTCCTGTGCACGGCGATCATCAAGCGCGGCCGGGCGCTCGGGGTGATCCTGCTGCTGGCGACCCAGCGGCCGGACAAGGACTCGCTGCCGACCGCGATCAGCGCGAACGTGGGCACGCGGTTCTGCCTGCGGGTCATGGGCCAGATCGAAAACGACATGATCCTCGGCACGTCCACGTACAAGAACGGCATCCGCGCAACGTCGTTCACCAAGTCGGACAAGGGCATCGGCTACCTCGTGGGTGCCGCGGACGATCCGCAGATCGTCCGCACCTACTACATCGACGGGCCGACCGCGGACCGGATCTGTGACCGGGCCCGCAAGGCCCGGATCGAGGCGGGCACCCTGTCGGGTCTGGCCGCGGGCGTGGAGCCGGAGCGGCGCACGACGGCGGACACGCTGCTGGAGGACATCCTCGCCGTGACGTCGGCCGATGAGGCCAAGCCCTGGAACGACATCACCGTGGACCGGCTCGCCGAACTCCGCCCCGAGCGGTACGGGCCGTGGTCGGAGATGGAGCCCGCCGAGAAGGCACGGCAGCTCACGGCCGCGCTCAAGCCGTACGGGGTGACCACCGGGCAGGTGGCGCGCCGGATCAACGGCAAGACCGTCAACCGCACCGGCTTCGAGCGCGCCCGCGTCCCAGATGCGATTGCGGAGCGTGACCGTAGGTAG
- a CDS encoding bifunctional DNA primase/polymerase — MTPTPTPALLAAALTAAGRGWPVFPLRPGDKRPAGHAEARCPGTGRCTDGHRTPEQRATLDPDVLAAAWGTAPYNIGIATGPAGLLVVDLDVPKDDNDTSPEEWAGVTDGMDVFAVLCEQAGERLPTETYTVRTRRGGLHLYFTAPEGKTLRSGAGALGWKVDTRAWGGYVLAAGSTMNGRTYEIVHDAPPLPLPAWLSDALTPLPASAPMPIETLSAHMRHASAYVATAVRGELEKVQSARQGGRNRALYFAAYALARFIRRGDLNESAADAELTAAGLTAGLSPGECRTAIASGFRRGGASEGANAA, encoded by the coding sequence ATGACACCGACCCCTACTCCAGCGCTGCTCGCTGCCGCACTCACCGCCGCCGGGCGCGGCTGGCCCGTCTTTCCGCTCCGCCCCGGAGACAAGCGGCCTGCCGGACACGCGGAAGCCCGCTGTCCCGGCACCGGCCGCTGCACCGACGGGCACCGCACGCCCGAGCAGCGCGCGACGCTCGACCCGGATGTGCTCGCTGCCGCATGGGGTACGGCGCCGTACAACATCGGCATCGCCACCGGTCCGGCCGGTCTGCTCGTGGTGGACCTGGACGTACCCAAGGACGACAACGACACCTCGCCTGAGGAGTGGGCGGGGGTGACCGACGGCATGGACGTGTTCGCCGTGCTCTGCGAACAGGCCGGTGAGCGGCTGCCGACCGAGACGTACACGGTGCGCACCCGCCGCGGTGGACTGCACCTGTACTTCACCGCCCCTGAGGGAAAGACGCTACGCAGCGGGGCGGGGGCGCTGGGCTGGAAGGTCGACACCCGCGCGTGGGGCGGATACGTGCTCGCGGCCGGAAGCACGATGAACGGGCGCACGTACGAGATCGTTCACGACGCGCCGCCGCTCCCCCTCCCTGCGTGGCTCAGTGACGCGCTCACCCCACTGCCCGCGTCTGCTCCGATGCCGATCGAGACGCTGTCGGCCCACATGCGGCACGCCTCCGCCTACGTCGCCACAGCAGTGCGGGGAGAGCTGGAAAAGGTGCAGTCCGCCCGCCAGGGCGGTCGTAATCGTGCCCTGTACTTCGCCGCCTACGCACTCGCCCGCTTCATCCGCCGGGGCGACCTGAACGAGTCCGCCGCCGATGCCGAACTGACCGCGGCCGGGCTCACCGCCGGCCTTTCCCCGGGGGAGTGCCGTACCGCGATCGCTTCCGGCTTCCGCCGCGGCGGCGCCAGCGAAGGAGCGAACGCCGCGTGA
- a CDS encoding AAA family ATPase yields MSTSAIPPLHLYSVPSEQQTTREAPPKRERPRTAWTADQLMAAEFPEPKWAVPGILAEGVSLLAGPPKVGKSWLSLGLALSVAAGGNAFDSVPVQGGPVLYLALEDTPRRLQTRMGKLLGGQPAPAGLTLVTECPPFPQGGVEAIAQWLERNPDARMVVIDVFAKMRGQAPAGVSAYDADYVSVGYAKRLADHYGIAVVLVHHVRKAASEDFLTEVSGTNGIAGAADATLVLKRARGQADGILHVTGRDVNEAEYALQFQEASGAWHLLDGPASDHTIGDTRAAILRHVRAHPGAKPKDMASALPHVDIDTIRRTCSRMAGDGQLTKDPGGRYYPDTETRTRTGPEVSGLSDCLVDPTDQREHPGQPELELSGLSDSEAEGKAT; encoded by the coding sequence GTGAGCACCAGCGCCATCCCGCCCCTGCACCTGTACTCCGTCCCCAGCGAGCAGCAGACCACCCGGGAGGCACCGCCGAAGCGGGAGCGCCCCCGGACCGCGTGGACCGCCGATCAGTTGATGGCGGCGGAGTTCCCCGAGCCGAAGTGGGCCGTGCCCGGCATCCTCGCCGAGGGTGTGAGCCTGCTCGCCGGACCGCCCAAGGTCGGCAAGTCCTGGCTCTCCCTCGGGCTCGCGCTCTCCGTCGCGGCCGGAGGCAACGCGTTCGACTCCGTCCCCGTTCAGGGCGGACCCGTGCTCTACCTCGCCCTGGAAGACACCCCGCGCCGTCTCCAGACCCGCATGGGCAAGCTCCTCGGCGGACAGCCAGCACCAGCCGGGCTCACTCTCGTGACCGAATGCCCGCCCTTCCCTCAAGGAGGAGTCGAAGCGATCGCCCAGTGGCTGGAGCGCAATCCGGACGCGCGGATGGTCGTCATCGACGTGTTTGCCAAGATGCGCGGACAGGCCCCGGCCGGAGTCTCGGCCTACGACGCCGACTATGTCTCCGTCGGCTACGCCAAGCGGCTCGCGGACCACTATGGCATCGCCGTCGTCCTGGTCCACCACGTCCGCAAAGCCGCTTCCGAGGACTTCCTCACCGAGGTATCCGGCACCAACGGCATCGCCGGAGCAGCAGACGCCACCCTCGTACTCAAACGCGCCCGCGGGCAGGCAGACGGCATCCTCCACGTAACCGGACGCGACGTGAACGAAGCCGAGTACGCCCTCCAGTTCCAGGAAGCCTCCGGAGCCTGGCACCTGCTCGACGGACCCGCCTCCGACCACACCATCGGCGACACCCGCGCCGCCATCCTCCGGCACGTCCGTGCCCACCCCGGAGCCAAGCCCAAAGACATGGCGAGCGCACTCCCGCACGTCGACATCGACACGATCCGCCGTACCTGCTCCCGCATGGCCGGAGACGGACAACTCACCAAGGACCCCGGCGGCCGGTACTACCCGGACACCGAGACCCGGACACGGACCGGCCCGGAGGTGTCCGGGCTGTCCGACTGTCTGGTTGACCCGACTGACCAGCGCGAACATCCCGGACAGCCGGAGTTGGAGCTGTCCGGGCTGTCCGATTCCGAAGCCGAGGGGAAGGCGACATGA
- a CDS encoding helix-turn-helix transcriptional regulator, with product MSARTRDEKLTVKEVIADLKVAPSTFYRWRQLGKGPRSIKLPNGDVRIRRSEYERWLAEREDAA from the coding sequence ATGAGCGCCCGCACGCGGGACGAGAAGCTGACCGTCAAAGAGGTCATCGCGGATTTGAAGGTCGCCCCGTCGACCTTCTACCGGTGGCGCCAGTTGGGGAAGGGGCCACGCTCGATCAAGCTCCCGAACGGCGACGTACGGATTCGGCGCTCGGAGTACGAGCGCTGGCTCGCGGAGCGGGAGGACGCTGCGTGA
- a CDS encoding tyrosine-type recombinase/integrase, whose amino-acid sequence MSTENDTPAGRSRGSARPGYSFDVKLWKVTKTGRKSRPWRLRWVVAGQVHGDTFTTSALAESRRSELWQAMNRRGEAFELESGLPESEVRAAAEAIEAADAEPPVRWFEFCRKYMAGRWRTSAAKTREGMADGLAAVTLAMVKRGDGTPADEILRLAFRWGIVPANAKEDPPAELAAAYDWITTTDRPLGDLAQTDVLEDVLYRVSYKLDGTPAAGDTYKRRRRALNAALEHAVATGTLQENPLQRSRRKRVGSNNVVDPRVLVNALQARQLLAAVSYVGSWDRCRGRRLVAFYAALYYAGLRPAEAVGLRLSDCHLPEQGWGTLTLRETRPVSGKQWTDSGERHDRRGLKAREATTDRPVPIPPVLVAILRAHLKEFGTAEEGRVFGNERGGVVGSSTYWRVWEEAREYALPPERIDSPLAGRPYDLRHACITRWLNAGVPIAEVARRVGNSPEVIHRRYHGCIDGHEEAANAKISQVLEADGDAA is encoded by the coding sequence GTGAGTACGGAGAACGACACTCCGGCAGGGCGCTCTCGCGGGTCTGCCCGGCCGGGCTACTCCTTCGACGTCAAACTGTGGAAGGTCACCAAGACCGGCCGCAAGTCCCGCCCGTGGCGCCTCCGGTGGGTGGTTGCCGGGCAGGTGCACGGCGACACGTTCACCACGTCGGCTCTCGCGGAGAGCCGACGGTCCGAGCTTTGGCAGGCCATGAACCGGAGGGGCGAAGCGTTCGAGCTCGAATCGGGACTGCCTGAGTCCGAGGTGCGCGCGGCGGCCGAAGCCATTGAGGCAGCGGACGCCGAACCGCCCGTGCGGTGGTTCGAGTTCTGCCGGAAGTACATGGCCGGACGTTGGCGTACGAGCGCAGCCAAGACCCGTGAGGGCATGGCGGACGGTCTTGCGGCTGTGACGCTCGCCATGGTCAAGCGTGGTGACGGCACCCCCGCCGATGAGATCCTTCGGCTGGCCTTTCGCTGGGGGATTGTGCCCGCGAACGCCAAGGAGGATCCGCCAGCCGAACTCGCGGCTGCGTACGACTGGATCACGACCACCGACCGGCCCCTGGGCGACCTTGCCCAAACGGATGTGCTCGAAGATGTGCTGTACCGCGTCAGCTACAAGCTGGATGGCACTCCGGCGGCAGGCGACACCTACAAGCGGCGCCGCCGGGCCCTGAACGCTGCTCTCGAACACGCCGTTGCCACCGGAACGCTTCAGGAGAACCCCCTTCAACGAAGCCGCCGAAAGCGCGTTGGCTCCAACAACGTGGTGGACCCGCGCGTTCTGGTGAATGCCCTCCAGGCCCGGCAGTTACTCGCCGCCGTTTCGTACGTGGGTTCCTGGGACCGCTGCCGGGGGCGGCGTCTGGTCGCCTTCTACGCGGCTCTGTACTACGCGGGGCTACGGCCGGCGGAAGCGGTCGGGCTACGGCTGTCGGACTGCCACCTCCCAGAGCAGGGCTGGGGCACGCTGACACTGCGGGAGACCCGCCCTGTTTCCGGGAAACAGTGGACCGACTCCGGCGAGCGCCACGACCGCCGCGGCCTGAAGGCCCGCGAAGCGACTACCGACCGACCGGTCCCCATCCCGCCCGTCCTGGTCGCCATCCTCCGGGCGCACCTGAAGGAGTTCGGAACCGCCGAAGAGGGGCGCGTGTTCGGGAACGAGCGCGGGGGAGTGGTCGGCTCATCCACCTACTGGCGAGTGTGGGAGGAAGCGCGGGAGTACGCCCTACCGCCGGAGCGCATCGACTCACCATTGGCCGGGCGCCCGTACGACCTGCGGCACGCGTGCATTACGCGCTGGCTGAACGCGGGGGTGCCGATCGCTGAGGTGGCCCGGCGGGTCGGCAACTCGCCGGAGGTGATCCACCGGCGGTACCACGGCTGCATCGACGGTCATGAGGAAGCTGCCAACGCCAAGATCTCGCAGGTTCTTGAGGCAGACGGTGACGCCGCCTAG
- a CDS encoding response regulator, protein MGKSRTGAWPATYPQVVSGASGRVLVVDDNRVIRQLIRVNLELEGFEVVTAADGAECLEVVQQVRPDVVTLDVVMPRLDGLRTAARLRADAATSHLPVAIISACTQYEVESGIAAGVDAFLAKPFEPTELIRLVAQLMRRDPPPAVDGRRGAGHAGSACG, encoded by the coding sequence GTGGGGAAAAGCCGGACGGGAGCCTGGCCGGCGACCTACCCTCAAGTTGTGTCAGGCGCGTCCGGCCGTGTGCTCGTTGTCGACGACAACCGGGTCATCCGGCAGTTGATCAGGGTCAACCTTGAGCTGGAGGGCTTCGAGGTCGTGACCGCGGCTGATGGTGCCGAGTGTCTGGAAGTCGTCCAACAGGTGCGGCCCGATGTCGTCACGCTCGACGTCGTCATGCCCAGGCTCGACGGGCTGCGCACCGCCGCTCGGCTGCGGGCCGATGCCGCGACCAGTCATCTGCCGGTGGCGATCATCAGCGCATGCACCCAGTACGAGGTCGAGAGCGGTATCGCCGCCGGTGTCGACGCCTTCCTCGCCAAGCCCTTCGAGCCCACCGAGTTGATCCGTCTCGTGGCGCAGTTGATGCGGCGGGACCCACCGCCGGCCGTTGACGGGCGGCGCGGGGCCGGGCACGCGGGGAGTGCCTGTGGCTGA